A region from the Rheinheimera mangrovi genome encodes:
- a CDS encoding DUF3325 domain-containing protein yields the protein MDLLLLFGVLASGYAAMAALGLSMDKHFEQVFGTEPKAFELRVLQSAGWLYLLLALWLCIQGWQLAIGFVVWFGTLTLMQGSFALLLAYQQRLTSVLLWAAVPLATLSAVLLWSSKG from the coding sequence ATGGACTTGCTGTTGTTGTTTGGTGTTCTGGCGTCCGGTTACGCGGCTATGGCAGCTTTAGGACTGTCGATGGATAAACATTTTGAACAGGTGTTTGGCACAGAGCCTAAAGCTTTTGAGCTGAGGGTACTGCAAAGCGCAGGCTGGTTGTATTTGTTGCTGGCTTTGTGGCTTTGTATTCAGGGCTGGCAGTTGGCTATTGGTTTTGTGGTCTGGTTTGGCACTTTAACCCTGATGCAGGGCAGCTTTGCTTTACTGCTGGCCTATCAGCAGCGACTGACCTCAGTGCTGTTATGGGCTGCAGTGCCACTGGCAACCTTGAGTGCGGTGTTGTTGTGGAGTAGTAAGGGCTAG
- a CDS encoding PepSY-associated TM helix domain-containing protein, producing MKASFRQSMTWLHTWTGLVVGWVLFFVFVTGTASYATQEITRWMQPERPMAPVLVPDAATQFDMGYQQLRSLPQSQQAQSWTVTLASDARNSSALSASWTAAPEPGERRGRTETLYLDTSSGQPIELAEPVRETAGGRALLRMHYALHYIPADTAILLVGLCTMLMLVAIVTGVVAHKKMIQDFFTYRQQKGLRSWLDAHNLISLSALPFYLMITYSGLLFFLYSYMPLAVPLTYGFAPDDRQAYYSELVSQTGSNRIVGMGGGGPRQAQSEQAGRSGREGRSARPLSLGQQAEQFADFRPLLAQTEALWGKGQIRSVTLLPATRGQVAQLQITPAYAQTIRRSRGAGTLSFNALTGQAITAAPADIAAVEVFGSSMLGLHEGLFADSWLRWLYLVSGLLGCGMIATGLVLWTVKRRPKLAKTGEYEAGHQLVEKLNVATIAGLSFGLAAYFWANRLIPADLAGRQQWEIHSLFLAWGALALYCFSRPVFIAWRDCLSLAAAAFLLLPLLNALTTERHLGQTLGQQDWALASVDLVFILLGLMLGWAAVKVQRKLGQTKRNTATRNRAATVASAEVL from the coding sequence ATGAAAGCAAGTTTTCGGCAGTCTATGACCTGGTTACATACCTGGACTGGTTTGGTGGTGGGCTGGGTGCTGTTTTTTGTGTTTGTGACAGGCACTGCCAGTTACGCCACACAGGAAATTACCCGCTGGATGCAACCCGAACGGCCTATGGCCCCGGTGCTGGTGCCTGATGCTGCGACTCAGTTTGACATGGGGTATCAGCAACTGCGCAGTTTGCCGCAAAGCCAGCAGGCACAAAGCTGGACTGTGACCCTGGCCAGTGATGCCCGCAACAGCAGTGCTTTAAGTGCCAGCTGGACTGCAGCGCCAGAACCTGGCGAGCGCCGCGGCCGCACTGAAACTTTGTATCTGGATACCAGCAGCGGTCAGCCAATAGAGCTTGCAGAGCCAGTGCGGGAAACGGCGGGCGGCCGGGCTTTGTTACGTATGCATTATGCCTTGCACTATATTCCGGCGGACACCGCTATTCTGCTGGTTGGGCTCTGCACTATGTTGATGCTGGTGGCTATAGTCACTGGCGTGGTAGCCCACAAAAAGATGATTCAAGACTTTTTTACCTACCGTCAGCAGAAGGGCCTGCGCTCCTGGCTGGATGCGCACAACCTGATCAGCCTGTCGGCTTTGCCCTTTTATTTAATGATTACCTACAGCGGACTGCTGTTTTTCCTCTACTCCTATATGCCACTGGCAGTGCCTTTGACTTATGGTTTTGCACCTGATGATCGTCAGGCCTATTACTCGGAGCTGGTCAGCCAAACCGGTAGCAACAGAATAGTTGGGATGGGCGGTGGTGGCCCACGTCAGGCTCAGTCGGAGCAAGCGGGTCGCTCTGGTCGGGAAGGGCGTTCTGCACGTCCTTTGTCGCTTGGTCAACAAGCAGAGCAGTTTGCCGATTTCAGACCTTTGCTGGCGCAGACAGAAGCCTTGTGGGGTAAGGGACAAATCCGCTCGGTAACGCTGTTGCCAGCCACCAGAGGGCAAGTTGCGCAACTGCAAATTACGCCAGCTTACGCACAGACTATACGCCGTAGCCGTGGTGCCGGTACTCTGAGTTTTAATGCGCTGACAGGACAAGCTATTACCGCAGCTCCGGCTGATATTGCTGCAGTTGAGGTCTTTGGCAGTTCCATGTTGGGTTTGCATGAAGGTTTGTTTGCAGACTCCTGGTTACGCTGGTTGTACTTGGTATCAGGCTTATTAGGTTGCGGCATGATTGCGACTGGCCTGGTGCTCTGGACAGTGAAACGTCGGCCTAAGCTAGCGAAAACCGGTGAGTACGAAGCTGGGCATCAACTGGTAGAAAAACTCAATGTCGCCACTATTGCCGGTTTGAGCTTTGGTCTGGCTGCCTATTTCTGGGCGAACAGGTTGATCCCTGCCGATCTGGCCGGACGACAGCAATGGGAAATTCATTCGCTGTTTTTGGCCTGGGGCGCGCTGGCGCTTTACTGCTTTAGCCGACCTGTCTTTATCGCCTGGCGTGATTGCCTGAGTCTGGCCGCTGCTGCATTTTTACTTTTGCCGCTGCTGAATGCCCTGACCACTGAACGTCATCTGGGGCAGACCTTAGGGCAGCAGGACTGGGCGCTGGCCAGTGTGGATCTGGTGTTTATTCTGCTGGGCCTGATGCTGGGCTGGGCGGCGGTGAAAGTGCAGCGCAAACTGGGCCAGACAAAACGCAACACAGCGACACGAAACAGAGCTGCCACTGTGGCATCGGCGGAGGTGCTGTAA
- a CDS encoding LysR family transcriptional regulator gives MIRSMRVFVAVAESGSMAAAARLLDLSSSAVTQQIQKLEQQLSISLLHRNTRQITLTEAGQLYYQNCKQSISLWQHTEQQLSELREQPQGELRISVPAGFGSCGLLSQPLKQLLKSHEQLSIRLFVTDDELDLIANRIDLALSVQVGPLPDSNLIVRQLVCMKMILAASPAYLAEQGFRAGRLPQQPTDMSNMDWLVHTNSKAGHLVLQHPAGPSTLAAPVKMRLNNMQTLVKLVYDGLGFAILPELEIQDYLRDGSLVQLLPDWQLPSIDICAITSSRNSQPAKVKAAIDILSKELRAIPAS, from the coding sequence ATGATCCGTAGTATGAGAGTCTTTGTGGCAGTGGCAGAATCCGGCTCAATGGCGGCAGCAGCCCGTTTGTTAGATTTAAGCAGTTCTGCAGTCACGCAACAAATTCAAAAGCTGGAACAACAACTTAGCATTAGCCTGCTGCACCGCAACACCAGACAAATTACCCTGACCGAAGCAGGCCAGCTGTATTACCAAAACTGCAAACAAAGCATCAGTTTGTGGCAACACACAGAACAGCAGTTAAGTGAATTGCGTGAACAACCTCAGGGGGAATTGCGTATTTCGGTGCCTGCAGGATTTGGCAGCTGTGGTTTGTTAAGTCAGCCGTTGAAACAACTGTTGAAATCACATGAGCAGCTAAGTATCAGATTATTTGTCACAGATGACGAACTGGATTTAATAGCCAACCGCATCGATTTGGCATTAAGTGTACAAGTTGGCCCACTGCCCGACTCCAACCTGATAGTGCGGCAGTTGGTGTGCATGAAGATGATTCTGGCGGCGTCCCCGGCTTATCTGGCAGAACAAGGCTTTCGCGCCGGGCGTTTACCACAACAACCCACAGATATGAGCAATATGGACTGGCTGGTTCACACCAATAGCAAAGCTGGCCATCTGGTATTGCAACACCCTGCCGGTCCCAGCACTTTAGCTGCCCCGGTCAAAATGCGGCTGAACAATATGCAAACCCTGGTCAAGCTGGTGTATGACGGCTTAGGTTTTGCCATCTTGCCAGAGCTGGAAATTCAGGACTATCTGCGCGATGGCAGCCTGGTGCAACTCTTACCCGATTGGCAACTACCAAGCATTGATATCTGTGCCATCACCAGCAGCAGAAACTCGCAACCCGCCAAAGTAAAAGCCGCCATTGATATTCTGAGCAAAGAGCTCAGGGCTATTCCGGCGAGTTGA
- a CDS encoding nucleotidyltransferase family protein, with translation MENKGIKPSVALATYREEIRQVVAAHHARNVRVFGSVLQGTDTEQSDLDLLVDPTPEMTMLDIGAIRHKLLKLLKVQVDVLTPNALPEKFRSAVLAKARLI, from the coding sequence ATGGAAAACAAAGGTATAAAACCTTCAGTTGCCTTAGCAACATACCGTGAAGAGATCCGTCAGGTTGTAGCGGCGCACCACGCCCGCAATGTCCGGGTCTTTGGTTCTGTGTTGCAAGGTACAGACACAGAACAAAGCGATTTGGATCTGCTGGTCGACCCAACACCAGAAATGACCATGCTGGACATCGGTGCTATCCGCCACAAACTGCTGAAACTGCTGAAAGTTCAGGTCGATGTTCTGACACCCAATGCTTTACCAGAAAAATTCAGATCTGCAGTGTTGGCGAAGGCTAGGCTGATATAA
- a CDS encoding TonB-dependent receptor domain-containing protein, with the protein MFVRRRTCLSLAIASVFTATAVYADDDAVNPIEVIVVTASGYEQNLLEAPATISVISAEELKKKSYTDVTDALKHVAGVQIMGGGVEQSIMLRGMSSDYTLFLIDGKPAQSNEAFGLNGTQAGTPIHFLPPIEAIERIEVIRGPASSLYGSDAMGGVINIITKKVHNEFNGSITSEYSRADSSNKVNEDGNQTSLYLNAPLIKDVLSLQLTGAVQNQQESLFLGGDDSAASDPDYSKKNVGSKLGWQLDKDNVLTLGHSYTEQERSATPGKSIAVDSEASYNKSIKNNYFVTHDGSYGSLLLKSYLNYDSTKNPTRVNETTGNGISFDVLTVNSQASYFMDHHSLSAGVSYENESLEDGASNGLRPPVVPDANAVVKMDRYQYSLYLEDQWQALDNLTFTFSGRYDDNEKFGSEISPKAYAVYNLNDEFVLKGGVTSGFKAPSLRQSATDFGSTSRGGVIIGNPDLMPETSLNYEIGLGYHNAEQELSGSLTAYQTNYNDKINRTGRVCLQNEECYYKGTYYPAHQFGYTAYENVDKAELRGVEMTLDYQLLDNLSYRQSYTYTATEQKSGTYAGEPLNDVARHMFNASLDWQAMDKLNLWVQTNFRSKTTGRWQTGTSGSASNGVQYPAYAFTDLGLMYKPQEQLSLKAGIYNLGNKEVTSEENFAYILDGRKLVLSFTYNF; encoded by the coding sequence ATGTTTGTTCGTCGCCGTACCTGCCTGAGTTTAGCTATTGCCTCTGTGTTCACTGCCACTGCCGTTTATGCTGATGACGATGCTGTGAATCCTATTGAAGTAATAGTAGTCACAGCCTCAGGGTATGAACAAAATCTGCTGGAAGCGCCAGCTACCATTTCTGTGATTAGTGCAGAAGAACTGAAGAAAAAATCGTACACCGATGTCACTGATGCGCTGAAACATGTAGCTGGTGTACAGATCATGGGCGGCGGTGTGGAGCAGTCTATTATGCTGCGTGGTATGTCGTCCGACTACACCTTGTTTCTGATCGATGGCAAACCAGCACAAAGCAACGAGGCTTTTGGTCTGAACGGTACTCAGGCAGGCACTCCTATTCACTTTTTACCTCCTATTGAAGCCATAGAGCGGATTGAAGTCATTCGTGGCCCGGCTTCGTCTTTGTATGGCTCCGACGCTATGGGTGGTGTGATTAATATCATCACCAAAAAAGTGCACAACGAATTTAACGGCAGTATCACCTCTGAATACAGCAGGGCCGACAGTTCGAATAAGGTTAATGAAGACGGTAATCAAACCAGCCTGTATCTGAATGCACCTCTGATTAAAGATGTGTTGTCGTTACAGCTGACGGGAGCTGTGCAAAACCAGCAGGAAAGTTTGTTTTTGGGTGGTGACGACAGCGCAGCCTCAGACCCGGATTACAGCAAAAAGAATGTCGGCTCTAAACTGGGCTGGCAGCTGGATAAAGATAATGTGCTGACTTTAGGCCACAGTTACACCGAACAAGAGCGAAGCGCTACGCCAGGCAAAAGTATTGCGGTGGACAGCGAAGCTAGCTACAACAAGTCGATTAAAAACAATTACTTTGTGACGCACGATGGCAGCTACGGCAGCCTGCTGCTGAAAAGTTATCTGAATTACGACAGCACAAAAAACCCAACTCGGGTCAATGAAACTACAGGCAACGGCATCAGTTTTGATGTACTGACCGTCAACAGCCAGGCCAGTTATTTTATGGATCACCACAGCCTGTCTGCTGGCGTCAGTTACGAAAATGAAAGCCTGGAAGATGGCGCTAGCAATGGCTTACGTCCACCAGTGGTGCCGGATGCCAATGCTGTGGTGAAGATGGATCGTTACCAGTATTCGCTGTATCTGGAAGATCAGTGGCAGGCGCTGGACAATCTGACGTTTACCTTCAGTGGTCGTTACGATGATAACGAAAAGTTTGGCAGTGAAATCAGCCCTAAAGCTTATGCGGTGTACAACCTGAATGATGAGTTTGTGCTCAAAGGTGGGGTTACCTCTGGCTTTAAAGCGCCCAGCCTGCGTCAGAGTGCGACAGATTTTGGTTCAACCTCCAGAGGCGGCGTGATTATAGGTAACCCGGATTTAATGCCTGAAACCAGTCTGAACTATGAGATTGGTCTGGGGTATCACAATGCTGAGCAGGAATTAAGCGGGTCTTTAACCGCCTATCAAACCAACTACAACGACAAAATCAACAGAACAGGCCGAGTCTGCCTGCAGAATGAAGAGTGTTATTACAAGGGCACTTATTACCCTGCACATCAGTTTGGTTACACCGCCTATGAAAATGTCGACAAGGCCGAACTGCGTGGTGTTGAAATGACGCTGGATTATCAGCTGCTGGACAACCTGAGTTACAGGCAGAGCTACACCTACACGGCGACAGAACAAAAGTCAGGCACTTATGCCGGTGAGCCGCTCAATGACGTGGCCCGTCATATGTTTAATGCGTCGTTAGACTGGCAGGCGATGGACAAGTTAAACCTGTGGGTGCAAACCAACTTTCGCAGCAAAACCACAGGCCGCTGGCAAACCGGCACCAGTGGCTCGGCCAGCAATGGGGTGCAATACCCAGCTTATGCCTTTACCGATCTGGGGCTGATGTATAAGCCTCAGGAACAGTTAAGCCTGAAAGCCGGTATTTATAACCTGGGTAATAAAGAGGTGACGTCTGAAGAGAACTTCGCCTACATACTGGATGGCCGCAAGCTGGTGCTATCTTTTACCTACAATTTCTAA
- the cobA gene encoding uroporphyrinogen-III C-methyltransferase, protein MSVISNLLRAPLAGSWFSGWNWKAEVAETEQNKPKVKGQVVLIGAGPGDPELLTVKAQRLLQQADVLLFDSLVSAELLAIAPRRCKKVFVGKRAGRHAMPQIEINQLLVQYGQQGGLVVRLKGGDPAIFGRVSEEAAALQQAGIAFAIVPGVTSACAASAYCGIPLTARGCATAVQFLTAQFADPQKQPDWSGYHYRANASNPTLVVYMGLNRLQQLSAGLVSVGWPDDTPIALLDQVSTAQQTQLQGTLADINDRLAASPLNGPTLIVVGEVLKQRMKVDLSLLQQVTVTS, encoded by the coding sequence ATGAGCGTAATCAGTAATTTACTTCGTGCACCACTGGCAGGAAGCTGGTTTTCCGGCTGGAACTGGAAAGCTGAAGTGGCTGAAACAGAGCAGAACAAGCCAAAAGTTAAAGGTCAGGTGGTGCTGATAGGTGCTGGGCCTGGTGATCCTGAACTGCTTACCGTTAAAGCTCAGCGTTTATTACAACAAGCTGATGTGCTGCTGTTTGACAGTTTAGTGTCGGCTGAGCTGCTGGCTATAGCGCCACGGCGCTGCAAAAAAGTCTTTGTGGGTAAAAGAGCCGGCCGTCATGCCATGCCACAAATCGAGATTAACCAGTTGTTGGTGCAATACGGCCAACAAGGTGGTTTAGTGGTGAGGTTAAAAGGTGGTGACCCGGCGATTTTTGGCCGGGTGTCAGAAGAAGCCGCTGCTTTGCAACAGGCTGGTATCGCCTTTGCGATAGTGCCGGGCGTGACCAGTGCCTGCGCTGCTTCGGCTTATTGTGGTATTCCGTTGACTGCCCGGGGTTGTGCCACTGCTGTGCAGTTTTTAACAGCGCAGTTTGCTGATCCGCAGAAACAGCCAGACTGGTCTGGTTATCACTACAGAGCCAATGCTTCTAATCCAACGCTGGTGGTATATATGGGACTGAACCGCTTGCAGCAATTAAGTGCCGGTTTAGTCTCTGTTGGCTGGCCGGATGATACGCCTATAGCGCTGCTGGATCAGGTCAGTACAGCCCAGCAAACCCAGTTGCAGGGCACTTTGGCTGATATCAATGATCGTCTTGCTGCTTCTCCACTGAATGGCCCAACCCTGATTGTGGTGGGCGAGGTGCTGAAGCAGCGGATGAAAGTAGATTTAAGCCTGTTGCAACAGGTCACTGTAACCAGTTAA
- the nirB gene encoding nitrite reductase large subunit NirB, producing the protein MQQTKQILVIGNGMVGHHFVDQLRAKDPLAQIIVLCGEAQLAYDRVHLSGYFSGTSAEQLALTTEQAYQAANIQYRLNCWVEEINREKQLVVTRQGEQFYYDQLVLATGSYAFVPPIPGNDQPHCLVYRTLQDLDAIAQSAAVSKVGVVIGGGLLGLEAANALKQLGLQTHVVEFAPQLMAVQLDQNGGQMLSQKIIELGVQVHTGKATQAIVAGTECRYQLQFADGESLETDLVLFSAGIRPYDQLARSCGLAVGDRGGIVVNDQCQTSDPHIYAIGECALWQQKIFGLVAPGYQMARVVVSQLTGGEQCFSGADMSTKLKLLGVEVGSIGDAHARTPGALSYVFTDPRAQVYKKMVVSKDGKRLLGAVLVGDTSNYDSLLQYALNDMLLPKQPEQLILPAASGAPLAALTLPNSATICSCHNVAKGDIVAAMDSGCCDLASIKSCTKASTGCGGCTALLKSVVDDELKSRGVEVKNHLCEHFAYSRQELLHLVQVGGIKTFAELLSRHGQGLGCDICKPTVASILASSWNDYVLKKTHVGLQDTNDTFLANMQKDGSYSVVPRIAGGEITAEKLLVIGQVALDFNLYTKITGGQRIDLFGARLEQLPAIWRRLVDAGFETGQAYGKSLRTVKSCVGSTWCRYGVQDSVGQAIAIENRYKGLRAPHKIKMAVSGCTRECAEAQSKDIGIIATENGWNLYVCGNGGMRPRHADLFATDLDTETLIRYIDRILMLYIRTADRLQRTSVWMEKLDGGLDYLRKVIIDDELGIAAELENQMAALVNTYACEWKTTLDDPQALKRFRQFVNSPDADENIVFVEERSQIRPATAEEKRQWQQQIPIKELPVAALAEEN; encoded by the coding sequence ATGCAGCAGACCAAACAAATTCTGGTGATCGGCAACGGTATGGTGGGGCATCATTTTGTTGATCAATTACGAGCCAAAGACCCATTGGCACAAATTATTGTGCTTTGTGGTGAAGCTCAGCTGGCGTACGACAGGGTGCATTTATCCGGCTATTTCAGCGGCACCAGCGCAGAGCAGCTGGCGCTGACGACAGAACAAGCCTATCAGGCTGCCAATATTCAATACCGCTTAAATTGTTGGGTAGAAGAGATTAACCGCGAAAAGCAGTTGGTCGTCACCCGTCAGGGCGAGCAGTTTTATTACGACCAGTTGGTGCTGGCGACAGGCTCTTACGCTTTTGTACCGCCTATTCCGGGCAATGACCAACCGCATTGTCTGGTGTACCGCACTTTGCAGGATTTAGACGCGATAGCGCAAAGTGCAGCAGTCAGCAAAGTGGGTGTGGTGATAGGCGGTGGTTTGCTTGGGCTGGAAGCGGCCAATGCGCTGAAACAACTGGGTTTACAGACTCATGTGGTGGAGTTTGCACCTCAACTGATGGCGGTACAGCTGGATCAAAATGGCGGCCAGATGCTGAGCCAAAAAATTATCGAACTGGGTGTGCAGGTGCATACAGGCAAAGCCACGCAAGCCATAGTGGCTGGCACTGAATGCCGTTATCAGCTGCAGTTTGCTGATGGCGAAAGTTTAGAGACTGACTTAGTGTTGTTTTCCGCTGGCATCCGGCCTTATGACCAGTTGGCACGCAGCTGCGGTTTAGCTGTAGGCGACCGGGGTGGCATTGTGGTGAACGATCAGTGCCAGACCTCTGATCCACATATTTATGCCATAGGTGAATGTGCCTTGTGGCAGCAAAAGATTTTTGGTCTGGTGGCGCCCGGTTATCAGATGGCGCGTGTGGTGGTCAGTCAACTGACTGGTGGCGAGCAATGCTTTAGCGGCGCTGATATGAGCACTAAACTGAAACTGCTGGGTGTGGAAGTGGGTTCTATTGGCGATGCCCATGCCAGAACGCCCGGTGCTTTAAGTTATGTCTTTACCGACCCAAGGGCTCAGGTCTACAAAAAAATGGTGGTAAGCAAAGACGGCAAACGCCTGCTGGGTGCTGTGCTGGTCGGTGATACCAGTAACTACGACAGTCTGCTGCAATACGCCTTAAACGATATGCTGCTGCCAAAACAGCCGGAACAACTGATTTTACCTGCAGCATCCGGCGCGCCTTTGGCGGCTTTAACTTTACCCAACAGCGCCACCATTTGTTCCTGCCATAACGTGGCCAAGGGCGACATAGTGGCGGCTATGGACAGTGGCTGCTGCGATTTAGCCAGTATCAAAAGCTGCACTAAGGCCAGCACAGGCTGTGGTGGTTGCACGGCTTTGCTCAAATCCGTGGTGGATGATGAACTGAAAAGCCGTGGTGTGGAGGTGAAAAACCACCTCTGCGAACACTTTGCCTATTCCCGTCAGGAGTTGCTGCATTTAGTTCAGGTCGGCGGTATTAAAACCTTTGCCGAGCTGTTAAGCCGCCATGGTCAGGGCTTGGGCTGCGATATTTGTAAGCCGACTGTGGCTTCCATCCTGGCGTCGAGCTGGAACGATTATGTGCTGAAAAAAACTCATGTCGGTTTACAGGACACCAACGATACCTTTCTCGCCAATATGCAAAAAGACGGCTCATATTCAGTGGTGCCGCGTATTGCTGGTGGTGAAATTACCGCAGAAAAACTGTTGGTTATAGGTCAAGTGGCGTTGGATTTTAACCTCTACACCAAAATTACCGGTGGTCAGCGGATCGACTTATTTGGCGCCCGTTTAGAGCAATTGCCTGCCATTTGGCGACGTTTGGTCGATGCGGGTTTTGAAACTGGCCAGGCTTATGGCAAGTCGCTGCGCACCGTGAAGTCTTGTGTCGGCAGTACCTGGTGTCGTTATGGCGTACAGGACAGTGTCGGTCAGGCCATTGCCATTGAAAACCGCTACAAAGGTTTAAGGGCGCCCCACAAAATCAAAATGGCAGTGTCGGGTTGTACCCGCGAATGTGCTGAGGCGCAAAGCAAAGACATTGGCATTATTGCCACCGAAAACGGCTGGAATTTGTATGTCTGCGGTAACGGCGGCATGAGGCCACGCCACGCCGACTTATTTGCCACCGACCTCGATACTGAAACCTTAATCCGCTACATAGACCGCATTCTGATGTTGTATATCCGCACCGCCGATCGTTTGCAGCGTACTTCAGTCTGGATGGAAAAGCTCGATGGTGGCCTGGATTATCTGCGTAAAGTCATTATCGACGACGAGCTGGGGATAGCCGCAGAGCTGGAAAACCAGATGGCTGCCTTAGTCAATACCTATGCCTGTGAATGGAAAACCACGCTGGACGACCCACAAGCGCTGAAACGTTTCCGTCAGTTTGTAAACAGCCCGGATGCAGATGAAAACATCGTTTTTGTCGAAGAACGTTCGCAAATCCGCCCTGCTACGGCTGAAGAAAAGCGCCAGTGGCAACAACAAATTCCGATTAAAGAGCTGCCTGTAGCCGCTTTAGCAGAGGAGAACTAA
- a CDS encoding branched-chain amino acid aminotransferase translates to MAAFGSVFMPEMAMARFDGTAWGQSAIVPSDSISLHPGAHVLHYASTCFEGLKAFRHEDGSVVIFRMDKNVARMQQSSELLSLPTFDAALLSQMIVDVVRHYAADVPTPPGSMYIRPTHIGTEPAIGKAATPTLTSLLYVLLSPVGDYFAGGSRGLRLLMEDNARCAPHMGMIKSGGNYASALHPTMQAKAKYQADQVLFCPNGDVQETGAANFLLIDGDEIITKALDASFLHGITRDTILTLARDLGMKVSERELTVEELLERAAKPGTEAALSGTAAVLAPVGTLIHQGKEYKVGNGEPGSTTAKLRQTLNDIQWGKAEDKHGWLTKI, encoded by the coding sequence ATGGCAGCTTTTGGTAGTGTATTTATGCCTGAAATGGCAATGGCCCGTTTCGATGGTACAGCTTGGGGTCAGTCCGCAATAGTTCCGTCCGACAGCATCAGTCTGCATCCGGGCGCTCACGTGTTGCATTACGCCAGCACTTGTTTTGAAGGCTTAAAGGCATTCCGCCATGAAGACGGTTCTGTGGTTATTTTCCGCATGGATAAAAACGTTGCCCGTATGCAACAAAGCTCTGAATTGTTGTCTTTGCCTACTTTTGACGCAGCTCTGCTGAGCCAGATGATTGTCGACGTGGTGCGCCATTATGCCGCCGACGTGCCAACACCTCCTGGTTCTATGTATATCCGTCCAACTCATATCGGCACTGAACCTGCTATTGGTAAAGCAGCAACACCAACTCTGACGTCTTTACTTTATGTACTGTTATCTCCGGTTGGCGATTATTTTGCCGGTGGCAGCCGCGGTTTACGTTTGCTGATGGAAGACAATGCCCGCTGCGCGCCTCATATGGGTATGATCAAAAGCGGTGGTAACTACGCCAGCGCCTTGCACCCAACTATGCAAGCCAAAGCCAAGTATCAGGCCGATCAGGTGCTGTTTTGCCCGAACGGTGACGTTCAGGAAACTGGCGCAGCCAACTTCCTGTTAATCGATGGCGACGAAATTATCACCAAAGCACTGGACGCCTCGTTCCTGCACGGTATTACCCGCGACACTATTCTGACACTGGCCCGTGACTTAGGCATGAAAGTGTCAGAGCGTGAACTGACAGTTGAAGAACTGTTAGAGCGCGCCGCTAAACCAGGCACAGAAGCGGCTTTATCAGGCACTGCTGCTGTATTAGCACCAGTTGGCACCTTGATCCACCAGGGCAAAGAATACAAAGTAGGCAACGGCGAACCAGGCAGCACTACTGCCAAATTACGCCAAACCCTGAACGATATTCAGTGGGGCAAAGCCGAAGATAAGCACGGCTGGTTGACGAAGATTTAA
- the nirD gene encoding nitrite reductase small subunit NirD: MAWTDICAFEDLVENSGICALVDGQQVAVFLLELQGEPQIYAVGNYDPIGGANVLSRGIVGSLGEQIVVASPLYKQHFDLTTGRCVEQPEVQIPVYEVKLEQGRVWLNAVNQAQAASAA, encoded by the coding sequence ATGGCCTGGACTGATATTTGTGCTTTTGAAGATTTAGTCGAAAACAGCGGTATTTGCGCTTTGGTTGATGGCCAGCAAGTGGCGGTGTTTTTGCTGGAGCTGCAAGGCGAGCCGCAGATTTATGCGGTAGGTAATTACGACCCTATTGGCGGCGCTAATGTGCTGTCGAGAGGGATTGTAGGCTCTTTAGGTGAGCAAATCGTAGTGGCATCGCCTTTGTATAAACAGCACTTTGACCTGACCACTGGCCGGTGTGTAGAGCAACCTGAAGTGCAGATCCCTGTGTACGAGGTGAAACTGGAACAGGGTAGGGTATGGCTGAATGCAGTCAATCAAGCCCAAGCGGCGTCAGCGGCCTGA